A single genomic interval of Planctomycetaceae bacterium harbors:
- a CDS encoding alanine--glyoxylate aminotransferase family protein, whose product MIKQRLFTPGPTDVPAEVLVEMAKPMFHHRTQRFKTMFAEVNASLQKLLMTANDVLMIAGSGTAGMEAAIACAVPRDKKVLIANGGKFGERWVKVAKVYGLKVDEVKQEWGTAISAEVVKEKLATGEYGAVIVVYSETSTATACDLEAIGKVVAPTPALLIADCITAAGTLPLKTDAWGVDIVGMGSQKALMLPPGLAMVSVSKKAWDVIEKIDPPTVYLSLKAYRKALAKSDVPYTPAVSLMRGLKVALDMIHAVGIEKVWARTAIMAKATRAACEALGMKTYSQQPSDSVTGIWLPEGLDEKKFRSTLRDKYGCSVAGGQDHLEGKIFRVSHLGYVDPLDTLGLVAAVEYVLADLGVKVEIGKGVAAAAKVLKDWN is encoded by the coding sequence ATGATCAAGCAGCGTCTTTTTACCCCAGGTCCCACGGATGTTCCCGCCGAAGTGCTCGTCGAAATGGCCAAGCCGATGTTCCACCACCGCACGCAGCGGTTCAAGACCATGTTCGCCGAGGTCAACGCCTCGCTCCAGAAACTGCTGATGACCGCCAACGACGTGCTGATGATCGCCGGTTCGGGCACGGCAGGCATGGAGGCGGCGATCGCCTGTGCCGTCCCGCGTGACAAGAAGGTGCTGATCGCCAACGGCGGCAAGTTCGGCGAGCGCTGGGTCAAGGTCGCCAAGGTGTACGGGCTCAAGGTCGACGAGGTCAAGCAGGAGTGGGGCACGGCGATCTCGGCCGAGGTGGTTAAAGAAAAGCTCGCCACCGGCGAATACGGCGCCGTGATCGTCGTCTACAGCGAGACCTCCACCGCGACGGCGTGCGACCTCGAGGCCATCGGCAAGGTCGTCGCGCCGACCCCGGCGCTGCTGATCGCCGACTGCATCACCGCGGCAGGCACGCTGCCGCTGAAGACCGACGCCTGGGGCGTGGACATCGTGGGCATGGGCAGCCAGAAGGCCCTGATGCTGCCGCCGGGCCTGGCGATGGTCTCGGTGAGCAAGAAGGCCTGGGACGTCATCGAAAAGATCGACCCGCCGACGGTGTACCTGAGCCTCAAGGCGTACCGCAAGGCCCTGGCCAAGAGCGACGTGCCGTACACGCCGGCGGTCTCGCTCATGCGCGGGCTCAAGGTGGCGCTGGACATGATCCATGCGGTGGGCATTGAGAAGGTCTGGGCCCGCACGGCGATCATGGCCAAGGCGACCCGGGCGGCCTGCGAGGCCCTGGGCATGAAGACCTACTCGCAGCAGCCCAGCGACTCGGTCACGGGCATCTGGTTGCCCGAGGGGCTGGACGAGAAGAAATTCCGCAGCACGCTTCGCGACAAGTACGGCTGCAGCGTCGCTGGCGGGCAGGATCATCTGGAGGGCAAGATCTTCCGCGTCTCGCACCTGGGCTACGTCGACCCGCTGGACACGCTGGGCCTGGTGGCGGCAGTGGAGTACGTGCTGGCCGACCTGGGCGTGAAAGTGGAGATCGGCAAAGGCGTCGCCGCCGCGGCCAAGGTTCTCAAGGACTGGAACTGA